The following coding sequences are from one Candidatus Methylomirabilota bacterium window:
- a CDS encoding IS3 family transposase: YGRWLFGIVDAPFRPNDGVSTKPGQLQWVTDITYIPTGEGWLYLAVIVDLCSRFAVGWAMSERVTDDLTLDALGMALARRRPAAGLVHHSDRGSQYASGDYQRLLEQHGIVCSMSRRGDCWDNAVAESFFATVKVELVHDAAWATRAAARTELFDYLELFYNGQRRHSALGYLSPRAFERRREQAALAT, encoded by the coding sequence TACGGCCGATGGCTCTTCGGCATCGTGGACGCTCCTTTCCGCCCCAACGATGGGGTGTCCACGAAACCGGGTCAACTCCAGTGGGTCACCGATATCACCTACATCCCCACCGGCGAGGGTTGGCTCTACCTGGCGGTGATCGTCGATCTCTGCTCCCGTTTCGCCGTCGGCTGGGCGATGAGCGAGCGCGTCACGGATGATCTGACGCTCGACGCGCTCGGCATGGCGCTGGCGCGGCGGCGGCCGGCGGCGGGGCTGGTGCATCATTCGGATCGTGGCAGTCAGTACGCGAGCGGCGACTACCAGCGGCTGCTGGAACAGCACGGGATCGTCTGCAGCATGAGCCGTCGGGGCGACTGCTGGGACAACGCCGTCGCCGAGAGCTTCTTCGCGACGGTGAAGGTCGAGCTCGTCCACGACGCCGCGTGGGCCACGCGGGCCGCGGCGCGCACCGAGCTCTTCGACTACCTCGAGCTCTTCTACAACGGACAGCGGCGACATTCCGCGCTTGGCTATCTCAGCCCCCGAGCGTTCGAGCGGCGGCGCGAACAGGCAGCATTGGCGACTTAA